The proteins below are encoded in one region of Limnochorda pilosa:
- a CDS encoding LysM peptidoglycan-binding domain-containing protein — protein MARVPEMCPEGCEGGRYVVQPGDTFFRIARRQGVPLDQLIQCNPHIPDPAAIVPGDVLCLPGDGRPVATPCCVVLARTSQAGPVDAQGAALVRRLVELRPGRYAITVVAHGLAAPESLGDFDAYEALAFVPGVITWQWRLFPNPETGPTWAGTFTEITLRPGPETVVQVRPFNTATRRGGATVLSGRLAACRT, from the coding sequence ATGGCTCGAGTACCCGAGATGTGCCCCGAAGGCTGCGAGGGCGGGCGGTACGTTGTGCAGCCAGGCGACACCTTCTTCCGCATCGCCCGGCGGCAAGGTGTTCCTTTGGATCAGCTCATCCAGTGCAACCCGCACATTCCAGACCCGGCCGCGATCGTGCCCGGCGACGTCCTCTGCCTGCCGGGCGACGGGCGTCCGGTGGCCACGCCCTGCTGCGTGGTGCTGGCCCGGACCTCGCAGGCCGGGCCCGTCGACGCGCAGGGAGCGGCCCTGGTGCGGCGCCTGGTGGAGCTCCGCCCTGGTCGTTACGCCATCACCGTGGTGGCCCACGGCCTCGCGGCCCCCGAGAGCCTCGGCGACTTCGACGCCTACGAGGCCCTGGCCTTCGTGCCCGGCGTGATCACCTGGCAATGGCGCCTTTTCCCGAACCCGGAAACAGGCCCCACCTGGGCGGGCACCTTCACGGAGATCACCCTCCGCCCCGGACCGGAGACGGTGGTGCAGGTGCGGCCCTTCAACACCGCCACCCGCCGTGGCGGCGCCACCGTGCTCTCTGGGAGGCTGGCCGCCTGCAGGACGTAG
- a CDS encoding ABC transporter ATP-binding protein — MSTATAVLCDRIACRFPTSLGESYTAIKNVSLVVDEGRFVTLVGPTGCGKSTLLNAVAGLLSPSEGTIEIFGQPLKGLNRDAAYLFQQDGLLPWKTALENVALGLLFLGLQRREALTEAAHWLHTVGLAGFEDRYPHQLSGGMRKRVAIAQCWAVNPRILLMDEPFSALDVQTRQLMETELLSLWAGSEKTVLFVTHDLDEAIALADEVLVLSAGPAARVIGSYTVDLPRPRNVAEIRLEPRFVEIYRDIWEQLRGEVVRAHGRERGA, encoded by the coding sequence TTGTCCACCGCCACCGCGGTGCTCTGCGATCGTATCGCCTGCCGTTTCCCCACGTCGTTGGGTGAAAGCTACACAGCGATCAAGAACGTGAGCCTGGTCGTGGACGAGGGGCGGTTCGTCACCCTGGTGGGGCCCACCGGGTGCGGCAAGTCGACGCTGCTCAACGCCGTCGCCGGGTTGCTCTCGCCCTCCGAGGGGACGATCGAGATCTTCGGCCAGCCGTTGAAAGGCCTGAACCGGGATGCGGCCTACCTTTTCCAGCAGGACGGCCTGCTGCCCTGGAAGACGGCCCTGGAGAACGTGGCCCTCGGCCTCCTCTTCCTGGGCTTGCAGCGCCGCGAAGCCTTGACTGAGGCGGCCCACTGGCTGCACACGGTGGGGCTCGCCGGCTTCGAGGACCGGTACCCCCACCAGCTCTCGGGCGGCATGCGGAAACGGGTGGCGATAGCCCAGTGCTGGGCGGTGAACCCCAGGATCCTGCTGATGGATGAGCCCTTCAGCGCGCTCGACGTCCAGACCCGCCAGCTCATGGAGACCGAACTGCTCAGCCTCTGGGCCGGGTCGGAGAAGACGGTCCTCTTCGTCACCCACGACCTGGACGAGGCGATCGCGCTGGCCGACGAGGTGCTGGTCCTCTCCGCCGGGCCGGCCGCGAGGGTGATCGGATCGTACACGGTGGACCTCCCGCGGCCCAGAAACGTGGCCGAGATCCGCCTGGAGCCCCGATTCGTGGAGATCTACCGTGATATCTGGGAGCAACTGCGGGGGGAGGTGGTCCGGGCCCATGGCCGCGAGCGTGGAGCTTGA
- a CDS encoding ABC transporter permease — MAASVELERERSVTLPGWRRRLTLLTLQASVGVVALGTWELLSIRGILDPFFFSQPSAIAGRTARWIAEGYLWPHLWVTLVETVLSFLIGSAGGVAVGLALARVPWLAAAFDPYIRMLNALPRVVLAPIFLLWFGLGIASKVALGVTLVFFIVFFNTYHGVREVDPVILNNARMLKASERQLLRHVFLPSAMSWILSSLHTSVGFAIVGAVIGEYLASARGIGYVIAQAEGVFDSTGIFAGMTVLAVVVLGIDFAIHALERRLLRWQPRASESGSSPL, encoded by the coding sequence ATGGCCGCGAGCGTGGAGCTTGAGAGGGAGCGATCCGTGACCCTGCCCGGCTGGAGACGGCGCCTGACGCTCCTGACCCTCCAGGCCTCGGTGGGCGTGGTCGCGCTGGGCACCTGGGAACTCCTGAGCATTCGGGGGATTCTCGATCCGTTCTTCTTCAGCCAGCCCAGCGCCATTGCCGGGCGCACCGCACGCTGGATCGCTGAGGGGTACCTGTGGCCGCACCTGTGGGTCACGCTGGTGGAGACGGTCCTCTCCTTCCTCATCGGCTCGGCCGGGGGCGTCGCGGTGGGCCTGGCGCTCGCGCGGGTCCCCTGGCTCGCGGCCGCCTTCGACCCCTACATCCGCATGCTGAACGCCCTCCCGCGGGTGGTGCTGGCGCCGATCTTCCTCCTGTGGTTCGGCCTGGGCATCGCCTCCAAGGTGGCCCTGGGGGTGACGCTCGTCTTCTTCATCGTCTTCTTCAACACGTACCACGGCGTGCGGGAGGTGGATCCGGTGATCCTCAACAACGCCCGCATGCTGAAGGCGTCTGAGCGGCAACTGCTGCGCCACGTCTTCCTACCCAGTGCGATGAGCTGGATCCTGTCGAGCCTGCACACCAGCGTGGGCTTCGCCATCGTGGGGGCGGTGATCGGCGAGTACCTCGCCTCGGCCCGGGGGATCGGCTACGTGATCGCCCAGGCGGAGGGTGTGTTCGATTCCACGGGCATCTTCGCGGGGATGACCGTGCTGGCCGTAGTGGTCCTGGGCATCGACTTCGCCATCCACGCCCTGGAACGCCGCCTGCTGAGGTGGCAACCTCGGGCTTCGGAGTCGGGGTCGTCGCCCTTGTAA
- a CDS encoding ABC transporter substrate-binding protein, with the protein MLALVVSFAAVSDVQAAGSRVVLAVGGAECLCYLPTVLAHQLGFFADEGVDVELQNLKGGSKALEALVGGSADVVSGYYDHTITMQAKGRRLVSFVAFDQYPGLVLVVSPHAAERIRAVRDLEGAVVGVTAPGSSTHTFLNFLLAQDGLSGTDVSVVGIGLAATAIAAVERGRVDAAVMLDPAVTLLQRKGGIRILSDTRSEADTVAVYGGPYPAGVLYTTPEWLKANGQTARAMARAMVRVLAWIQDHSAEEIMARMPREFYENDPDLYLAALKNSLPMYSPDGVMDARGPQNALKTLALSDPAVAQAAIRLEATYTNDFITP; encoded by the coding sequence GTGCTGGCCCTGGTTGTGAGCTTCGCGGCTGTCTCGGACGTCCAGGCCGCGGGCAGCCGGGTGGTCCTGGCGGTGGGAGGCGCCGAGTGCCTCTGCTACCTGCCCACGGTGCTGGCGCACCAGCTCGGGTTTTTCGCCGACGAGGGCGTGGACGTGGAGCTCCAGAACCTGAAGGGCGGATCCAAGGCCCTGGAGGCCCTGGTCGGCGGGAGCGCCGACGTGGTCTCCGGCTACTACGACCATACCATCACCATGCAGGCGAAGGGGCGGCGGCTGGTCTCGTTCGTCGCCTTCGACCAGTACCCTGGGCTGGTCCTGGTGGTGTCCCCGCACGCCGCGGAGCGTATCCGGGCGGTGCGCGACCTCGAGGGCGCGGTGGTGGGCGTGACCGCGCCCGGCTCGTCGACGCACACGTTCCTGAACTTCCTGCTGGCTCAGGACGGCCTCTCGGGAACCGACGTGAGTGTGGTGGGCATCGGTCTGGCAGCAACGGCCATCGCGGCCGTCGAGCGGGGGCGCGTGGATGCGGCCGTCATGCTCGACCCCGCGGTGACCCTCCTGCAGCGGAAGGGCGGGATCCGCATCCTCTCAGACACCCGTTCCGAGGCCGACACGGTGGCCGTGTACGGCGGGCCTTACCCGGCAGGGGTCCTCTACACCACGCCCGAGTGGCTGAAGGCCAACGGGCAGACGGCTCGGGCCATGGCCCGGGCGATGGTGCGCGTGCTGGCGTGGATCCAGGACCACTCCGCCGAGGAGATCATGGCGCGCATGCCGCGGGAGTTCTACGAGAACGACCCGGACCTGTACCTGGCGGCGCTGAAGAACAGCCTGCCCATGTACTCCCCCGACGGGGTGATGGATGCCCGCGGCCCGCAGAATGCCCTGAAGACGCTGGCCCTCTCGGACCCGGCGGTGGCTCAGGCTGCGATCCGGCTCGAAGCCACGTACACCAACGATTTCATCACCCCCTGA
- a CDS encoding MetQ/NlpA family ABC transporter substrate-binding protein: MTLVLLVVLGPILHALAGAAGQETIRVGVTAGPHEEVMEVVRDILAEQGVRVEIITFSDYVTPNLVLAEGDLDANSFQHLPYLERFATDHGLKLTAIAPTLNFPMGLYSRRIQQPDELKMGDSVAIPNDPTNGGRALLLLQDAGLIELAPGVDLAATPLDVVGNPKRLRILELDAAQLPRSLEDVALAAINTNYAIEAGLNPVRDAIHLEGAQSRFINVIAVRTEEKDRPIFQKLIAAYHSERVRRFVEERFEGSVIPGWE, encoded by the coding sequence GTGACCCTCGTGCTCCTGGTGGTGCTTGGCCCGATCCTCCACGCCTTAGCCGGAGCCGCAGGGCAGGAGACGATCCGCGTGGGCGTCACGGCCGGGCCGCACGAGGAGGTCATGGAGGTCGTCCGCGACATCCTTGCCGAGCAGGGCGTCCGGGTGGAGATCATCACCTTCTCGGACTACGTCACGCCCAACCTGGTGCTGGCCGAAGGCGACCTGGACGCCAACAGCTTCCAGCACCTGCCTTACCTGGAGCGCTTCGCGACGGACCACGGCCTGAAGCTCACCGCCATTGCTCCCACGCTCAACTTCCCCATGGGGCTCTACTCCCGGCGCATCCAGCAGCCGGACGAGCTCAAGATGGGGGACTCGGTGGCGATCCCCAACGACCCCACCAACGGTGGACGGGCGCTCCTCCTCCTGCAGGACGCAGGCCTCATCGAGCTGGCTCCCGGGGTGGACCTGGCCGCCACACCGCTGGACGTGGTGGGCAACCCCAAGCGGCTGCGGATCCTGGAGCTGGACGCGGCGCAGCTCCCCCGATCCCTGGAGGACGTTGCCCTGGCCGCGATCAACACCAACTACGCGATCGAGGCCGGTCTCAACCCGGTACGGGATGCGATCCACCTCGAGGGCGCCCAGTCCCGTTTCATCAACGTGATCGCGGTCCGCACCGAGGAGAAGGACCGGCCCATCTTCCAGAAGCTCATCGCCGCCTACCATTCGGAGCGGGTCCGCCGTTTTGTCGAGGAGCGGTTCGAGGGCTCCGTCATTCCTGGTTGGGAGTGA
- a CDS encoding DNA-3-methyladenine glycosylase family protein: MARGVKVTPPERQRPNPLSEPSDARSEASAAPAQTTAPRLAATAVDIDLPEPFSAERTLAFLQRSSLGVPYSFGPHGARRAVHLDGHLYGLDFRFQGRCLRVSLLAAQTDGAPHRDPQHDPHRAPAPGAARPGTARRGLTPPDAERLRSLARHLWGLDDDLEDGYRVLGEDPRMASLLAAHRGLSMTRTPDPYEALLTVVIGQQVSVRAASAVRRRLLAELGDAIEWEGEPVAAYPTPERILEARPERLQTVGLSRQKARYVLEIAVRAAAGELEPQRFAGLDDQEALERLMEIPGVGRWTAENVLIRGLGRRDVLPAADLGILVAVQRLMGWEHRPTEAEVRALGVRWQGYRSHAALYLWALLGGT; this comes from the coding sequence GTGGCTCGCGGCGTCAAGGTGACCCCCCCAGAGCGGCAGCGACCGAACCCGCTCAGCGAGCCGTCCGACGCACGTTCCGAAGCGTCTGCGGCGCCTGCCCAAACCACTGCACCGCGCCTAGCAGCCACCGCCGTGGACATCGACCTGCCTGAGCCCTTTTCGGCGGAGCGCACGCTGGCCTTTCTCCAGCGCTCTTCCCTGGGCGTGCCGTACTCGTTCGGTCCCCACGGGGCCCGCCGGGCGGTGCACCTGGACGGGCACCTCTATGGACTCGACTTCCGATTCCAAGGCCGCTGCCTGCGGGTCTCCCTCCTGGCGGCCCAGACGGACGGGGCACCCCACCGTGACCCCCAGCACGACCCCCACCGGGCGCCTGCTCCTGGCGCGGCCCGACCCGGGACGGCCCGCCGCGGCCTGACCCCGCCTGACGCGGAGCGCCTGAGGAGCCTCGCCCGGCACCTCTGGGGTCTGGACGACGACCTGGAGGACGGTTACCGTGTCCTCGGGGAGGACCCGCGGATGGCCTCGCTCCTCGCAGCCCACCGGGGACTCAGCATGACCCGCACCCCGGACCCCTACGAGGCGCTGCTCACGGTGGTCATCGGGCAGCAGGTGAGCGTCCGCGCCGCCAGCGCCGTGCGGCGGAGGTTGCTGGCCGAGCTGGGCGACGCGATCGAGTGGGAGGGCGAGCCCGTCGCCGCCTACCCCACGCCCGAGCGCATCCTGGAGGCCAGGCCGGAGCGGCTTCAGACCGTCGGTCTCAGCCGCCAGAAGGCCCGCTACGTGCTGGAGATCGCGGTTAGGGCCGCGGCGGGTGAGCTCGAACCCCAACGGTTCGCAGGGCTGGATGATCAGGAGGCCCTGGAGCGGCTGATGGAGATCCCCGGCGTGGGCCGATGGACCGCGGAGAACGTCCTCATCCGGGGACTGGGGCGCCGGGACGTGCTGCCGGCCGCGGACCTGGGGATCCTGGTGGCCGTCCAGCGGCTGATGGGCTGGGAGCACCGCCCCACCGAGGCCGAGGTGCGGGCGCTGGGGGTACGGTGGCAAGGGTACCGGAGCCACGCCGCGCTCTACCTTTGGGCGCTGCTCGGCGGAACGTAG
- the aroA gene encoding 3-phosphoshikimate 1-carboxyvinyltransferase encodes MALSRPRDGHSPWAPARRSAITLSPPAHPIHAELTVPGSKSFANRALILAAQAEGTSQLGGFLRSDDTYWCLDALRRLGVRAEVEGETVTVEGCGGRWPVARGSLFAGSAGTVARFLPGALAAAPGGEWVLDGSDQLRSRPLEPLVQALRTLGGHVEAVEGGGLPLRVWGGGLRGGRVSISGKVSSQFLSGLLLAAPKADASVTVEVEDDLVQPAYVGITLAVMRRFGARVEHDAGFRRIEVHPGPYRAADHVLEADASTASYFLALAAASGGRVRVTNVGAASLQPDARFVDVLEAMGARVIRGDAFLEVAGSGHLRGGLTVDMKPMSDQALTVGVLAALADGPVTVTGVAHIRQHESDRIAVLAANLGALGIRAEEHPDGFTVHPGEPRPGTVDPHDDHRVAMAFALLAARVPGVRILGPGCVSKTYPGFFEKLGRLGVGVQSE; translated from the coding sequence ATGGCGTTGTCTCGTCCGAGAGATGGACATTCCCCCTGGGCACCGGCGCGCCGTTCGGCCATCACCCTCAGTCCACCCGCTCACCCCATCCACGCGGAGCTGACCGTGCCCGGATCCAAGAGCTTCGCGAACCGGGCGTTGATCCTGGCCGCCCAGGCTGAGGGGACGTCGCAACTCGGGGGCTTTCTCCGCAGCGACGACACCTACTGGTGCCTGGATGCCCTCCGCCGCCTGGGGGTACGCGCCGAGGTGGAGGGCGAAACGGTCACCGTCGAGGGCTGCGGTGGGCGTTGGCCCGTGGCGCGCGGCAGCCTTTTCGCGGGCTCAGCCGGTACCGTGGCCCGCTTCCTGCCAGGTGCCCTGGCGGCGGCCCCCGGGGGGGAGTGGGTGCTGGATGGAAGTGACCAGCTCCGGTCCAGGCCCCTGGAGCCCCTGGTGCAGGCTCTGCGCACCCTTGGCGGGCACGTCGAAGCCGTCGAGGGCGGGGGGCTACCCCTTCGGGTGTGGGGCGGTGGGCTCCGGGGCGGGCGGGTGAGCATCTCGGGCAAGGTGTCCAGCCAGTTCTTGAGCGGGCTCCTGCTGGCCGCGCCCAAGGCGGACGCATCGGTGACGGTGGAGGTGGAGGACGACCTGGTGCAGCCCGCCTACGTGGGAATCACCCTGGCGGTGATGCGCCGGTTCGGGGCCCGGGTGGAGCACGACGCTGGCTTCCGCCGGATCGAAGTGCATCCGGGGCCCTACCGGGCCGCGGACCACGTGCTCGAAGCCGATGCCTCCACCGCCTCCTACTTCCTGGCCCTGGCCGCCGCCTCCGGGGGCCGGGTGCGGGTGACGAACGTGGGCGCCGCTTCCCTCCAGCCCGACGCTCGCTTCGTGGACGTGCTTGAAGCCATGGGCGCCCGGGTGATCCGGGGCGACGCCTTCCTGGAGGTGGCGGGAAGCGGCCACCTGCGGGGCGGGCTCACGGTGGACATGAAGCCCATGAGCGACCAGGCCCTCACGGTGGGCGTGCTCGCCGCCCTGGCCGACGGTCCTGTGACGGTGACGGGTGTGGCCCACATTCGCCAGCACGAGTCCGACCGCATCGCCGTCCTGGCCGCCAACCTGGGCGCCCTGGGGATCCGTGCCGAGGAGCACCCCGACGGGTTCACCGTCCACCCCGGCGAGCCCCGCCCGGGCACCGTCGATCCCCACGACGACCACCGGGTCGCGATGGCTTTCGCCCTGCTGGCCGCGCGGGTGCCGGGCGTGCGCATCCTCGGTCCTGGTTGTGTATCCAAGACCTACCCGGGGTTCTTCGAGAAACTGGGCCGGTTGGGGGTGGGCGTGCAGTCCGAGTAA
- a CDS encoding exonuclease domain-containing protein, which yields MAWKLPWGVGVRRMPLPAVPRTMSPEGSLERAPFPIGDDLPASLGLAGVVDVETTGLSPRRDEIVELALILFAFDRATGHIQGVVDEYSGLREPSVPISAGASKVNGITWEMVRGRRLDEPRVEQMLRRAEFLVAHNAPFDRSFLTRLFPLAGEKLWACSMRSVDWRGLGFDSAALQSLLRHHGIMAERAHRGPEDAHATLALLSRVGPDNRPYFYWLLQSYRPQPSSPGLTRRRPRWTRPGHPEHSL from the coding sequence GTGGCTTGGAAGCTGCCTTGGGGGGTGGGGGTACGCCGGATGCCGCTGCCTGCGGTGCCCCGTACGATGTCGCCTGAGGGCTCCTTGGAGAGGGCACCGTTCCCGATAGGGGACGACCTGCCGGCCTCCCTGGGTTTGGCTGGCGTGGTGGACGTGGAGACCACCGGGCTCAGCCCACGACGCGACGAGATCGTGGAGCTCGCCCTCATTCTTTTCGCCTTCGACCGGGCGACGGGACACATCCAGGGCGTGGTGGACGAGTACTCCGGCCTGCGCGAGCCCTCGGTGCCCATCTCGGCCGGGGCCTCGAAGGTGAACGGCATCACCTGGGAGATGGTGCGCGGCCGGCGGCTGGACGAGCCCCGGGTGGAGCAGATGCTCCGGCGGGCCGAGTTCCTGGTGGCCCACAACGCCCCCTTCGACCGCAGCTTCCTCACCCGTCTCTTCCCCCTGGCGGGCGAGAAGCTGTGGGCCTGTTCCATGCGGAGCGTGGACTGGCGGGGCCTCGGTTTCGATTCGGCCGCCCTCCAGAGCCTGCTGCGGCACCACGGTATCATGGCCGAGCGGGCCCACCGGGGGCCCGAAGACGCGCACGCCACCCTGGCGCTCCTGAGCCGCGTCGGCCCCGACAATCGTCCCTACTTCTACTGGCTGCTACAGAGCTACCGGCCCCAGCCGAGCAGTCCCGGTCTCACCCGGCGCCGGCCCCGCTGGACCCGTCCTGGGCACCCCGAGCACTCGTTGTGA
- a CDS encoding MBL fold metallo-hydrolase, whose protein sequence is MLNPVWLLALAAVFGLLLSGTGAAQSPLTFKTAKGPLEVTPVGHGSLMFRFDGLTIHVDPYARVADYSKLPPADQVWITHNHPDHHDPTALARVATVETRFFADPDTAKALAGSGRVTTLRNGDRLDVAENLRLEAVPAYNLVRGPRPGALFHPKGWGNGYVADFAGFRVYIAGDTECIPEMGRLGPIDLAFLPINLPYTMTPEEAVGCIKVISPAVVIPYHQGDADPNTVAQLLEGSEIEVRVLELP, encoded by the coding sequence GTGCTGAACCCGGTGTGGCTTCTGGCCCTGGCTGCGGTGTTCGGACTGCTCCTCTCAGGCACCGGCGCGGCGCAAAGCCCCCTGACGTTCAAGACAGCCAAGGGACCGCTCGAGGTGACGCCCGTCGGCCACGGCTCCCTGATGTTCCGGTTCGACGGGCTCACCATCCACGTGGACCCCTACGCCCGGGTGGCGGACTACTCGAAGCTGCCCCCGGCGGATCAGGTGTGGATCACCCATAACCATCCCGACCACCACGACCCAACCGCCCTGGCCCGCGTTGCCACCGTCGAGACGCGCTTCTTTGCGGACCCTGATACCGCCAAGGCCCTCGCCGGCAGCGGCCGCGTGACCACCCTCCGCAATGGCGACCGCCTGGACGTAGCCGAGAACCTCCGCCTGGAAGCCGTCCCCGCCTACAACCTGGTGCGCGGGCCCCGACCGGGCGCCCTCTTCCACCCCAAAGGCTGGGGGAACGGGTACGTCGCCGACTTCGCGGGTTTCCGCGTCTATATCGCCGGCGACACCGAGTGCATCCCCGAGATGGGCCGCCTCGGCCCCATCGACCTGGCCTTCCTCCCCATCAACCTACCCTACACCATGACACCCGAAGAGGCGGTAGGCTGCATCAAGGTGATCTCGCCCGCCGTGGTGATCCCCTACCACCAGGGCGACGCAGACCCGAACACCGTGGCACAGCTGCTAGAAGGATCGGAGATCGAGGTGCGGGTGCTGGAGCTTCCGTGA
- a CDS encoding RtcB family protein: MPYQVIDGVRVFGEPEPQALAQAKTCARTGRVAGVALMADHHKGYSQPIGGVVVYEPDQVSPSGVGFDIACGNKAARTPLTLPQIAPDLPRIMDRIWQEISFGIGRKNPRPVEHPVLEHPLWRDEKHLRSLHRMAADQLGTVGGGNHYVDLFVEPPTQRIWVGVHFGSRGPGFRIASGVLNLMRNRPFDDPRTGERMDEPPALLDLETELGRFYWEAMHLAGQFAYAGRDHVVGQVLRILGTQADLEVHNHHNFAWLEEIGGQKAIVVRKGATPNFPAQLSFVGGSMGDISVILRGKESDEARASYRSTVHGAGRLMSRTQAVGKWRRQGGRRVRVGGAVDMEAVRRNLVARGIELRGGGPDEAPAVYRRLQPVLDAHAGSVDILHVLEPIGVAMAGPEVFDPYKD, translated from the coding sequence ATGCCGTACCAGGTGATCGACGGAGTCCGGGTCTTCGGCGAGCCGGAGCCCCAGGCCCTGGCCCAGGCGAAGACGTGCGCCCGCACCGGGCGGGTGGCGGGCGTCGCTCTGATGGCGGACCACCACAAGGGCTACAGCCAGCCCATCGGGGGCGTGGTGGTCTACGAGCCGGACCAGGTGAGCCCCTCGGGCGTGGGCTTCGACATCGCTTGCGGGAACAAGGCGGCCCGCACCCCGCTCACCCTGCCCCAGATCGCCCCGGACCTCCCCCGCATCATGGATCGCATCTGGCAGGAGATCTCGTTCGGCATCGGCCGCAAGAATCCCCGCCCCGTGGAGCACCCCGTGCTGGAGCACCCGCTCTGGCGGGATGAGAAGCACCTGCGGTCCCTCCACAGGATGGCCGCGGATCAGTTGGGCACCGTGGGCGGCGGTAACCACTACGTGGATCTTTTCGTCGAACCGCCCACCCAGCGGATCTGGGTGGGCGTCCACTTCGGGAGCCGTGGGCCCGGCTTCCGTATCGCCTCGGGCGTCCTGAACCTCATGCGGAACCGCCCCTTCGACGACCCCCGAACCGGTGAGCGGATGGACGAGCCCCCCGCCCTCCTGGACCTGGAGACCGAACTCGGCCGCTTCTACTGGGAGGCCATGCACCTGGCCGGCCAATTCGCCTACGCGGGGCGGGACCACGTGGTCGGTCAGGTGCTCCGCATCCTGGGGACCCAGGCAGACCTGGAGGTGCACAACCACCACAACTTCGCCTGGCTCGAGGAGATCGGCGGGCAGAAAGCCATCGTGGTCCGCAAGGGCGCCACGCCCAACTTCCCCGCGCAGCTCTCCTTCGTGGGCGGCAGCATGGGCGACATCTCCGTCATCCTCCGGGGGAAGGAGTCCGACGAAGCCCGCGCCTCCTACCGCTCCACGGTGCATGGCGCGGGGCGACTCATGTCACGTACCCAAGCAGTTGGGAAGTGGCGGCGCCAGGGAGGCCGGCGGGTCCGCGTGGGCGGCGCCGTGGACATGGAGGCCGTCCGCCGCAACCTGGTCGCCCGGGGCATCGAGCTGCGGGGCGGCGGCCCCGACGAAGCGCCCGCCGTCTACCGACGCCTCCAGCCGGTGCTCGACGCCCACGCCGGGAGCGTCGACATTCTCCATGTCCTGGAGCCCATCGGCGTGGCCATGGCCGGGCCGGAGGTGTTCGATCCGTACAAGGATTGA
- a CDS encoding GNAT family N-acetyltransferase, whose product METDEGSDEPPIDLQQTIQRLEVSDPQIQAELARFDDQGHPDLRWGDYPWLLRKGSSRLYGVYVGGRLAARMWLIETANSEGLGRRAQLRLHFLEVLPPYRSLGLGTLLVRFAQGFGLPMAVDALPGAEDFYLRLGFAPVDGTGHKRNGWGERTFVWLPQRAPVGEPVLRGATAR is encoded by the coding sequence ATGGAGACCGATGAGGGCTCCGACGAACCTCCGATAGACCTCCAGCAGACCATCCAGCGGCTGGAGGTCTCCGATCCTCAGATTCAAGCCGAGTTGGCTCGTTTCGACGACCAGGGGCACCCGGACCTGCGCTGGGGCGACTACCCCTGGCTCCTCCGCAAGGGAAGCTCGCGCCTCTACGGGGTCTACGTGGGAGGCCGGCTCGCAGCCCGCATGTGGCTGATCGAGACGGCCAACAGCGAGGGCCTGGGCCGCCGCGCGCAGCTTCGGCTCCACTTCCTCGAAGTGCTGCCTCCCTACCGCAGCCTGGGCCTGGGCACGCTCCTGGTGCGGTTCGCCCAGGGCTTCGGCCTGCCCATGGCGGTGGACGCGCTGCCGGGCGCCGAGGACTTCTACCTCAGGCTCGGCTTCGCGCCTGTGGACGGGACAGGCCACAAGCGGAACGGGTGGGGCGAGCGGACCTTCGTATGGCTGCCCCAGCGGGCACCGGTGGGAGAGCCGGTCCTCCGCGGCGCAACGGCACGGTGA